The proteins below come from a single Sorghum bicolor cultivar BTx623 chromosome 4, Sorghum_bicolor_NCBIv3, whole genome shotgun sequence genomic window:
- the LOC110434829 gene encoding uncharacterized protein C10orf95-like — protein MVTIQSVAYCLATGITESLRRTQAWPSARVVVSPPAPRSLLLLQPHLADSPSPAAAAASFSERHVAGLSAVEGQEGRSGNEGGSWAATSKAAGSGDSGLLRAGGAGVVATAGALPRVPLSRRLDEGGVAAAADSAARRCSSKTSRTSWMWSVGGWPRARSTGTRQSAGGRALGDACRRRTPAAAPAAALPATRNPPRAPAAAPAAALPAHQEPATCACCCSGRGAPSPPGTAARTCCCSSRRAPSPPGTRRARLLLLRPRRSQPTRNPPRLLLLPATQPTRNPLVLGAQPSDEEE, from the exons ATGGTTACCATCCAGTCCGTGGCCTACTGCCTCGCCACGGGCATCACCGAGTCTCTCAGACGCACCCAG GCTTGGCCTAGCGCTCGTGTGGTCGTCTCACCTCCCGCACCTcgctccctcctcctcctccagccgCACCTCGCTGACTCCCCCTcgccggcggccgcggcggcatCGTTCTCGGAGAGGCACGTCGCGGGACTCAGCGCGGTAGAAGGGCAGGAAGGAAGGAGCGGCAACGAGGGCGGTTCCTGGGCCGCCACCTCGAAAGCGGCGGGCTCCGGGGACTCGGGGCTGCTCCGCGCCGGCGGCGCAGGTGTAGTGGCGACAGCAGGAGCCCTGCCGCGCGTGCCCTTGTCACGGCGCTTAGATGAGGGaggtgtggcggcggcggcggactcaGCGGCGCGGAGGTgctcctcgaagacctcgaggacgTCGTGGATGTGGTCGGTCGGCGGGTGGCCGCGCGCTCGAAGCACAGGCACCCGACAGTCGGCGGGTGGCCGCGCGCTCGGCGACGCGTGCCGCCGCCGCAcgcctgctgctgctccggCCGCGGCGCTCCCAGCCACCAGGAACCCGCCACGcgcgcctgctgctgctccggCCGCCGCGCTCCCAGCCCACCAGGAACCCGCCACGtgcgcctgctgctgctccggCCGCGGTGCTCCCAGCCCACCAGGAACCGCCGCGCgcacctgctgctgctccagccgCCGCGCTCCCAGCCCACCAGGAACCCGCCGCGcgcgcctgctgctgctccggCCGCGGCGCTCCCAGCCCACCAGGAACCCGCcgcgcctgctgctgctcccAGCGACCCAGCCCACCAGGAACCCGCTGGTCCTCGGGGCACAGCCCAGCGACGAGGAAG AATAG